The Drosophila mauritiana strain mau12 chromosome 2R, ASM438214v1, whole genome shotgun sequence genome has a segment encoding these proteins:
- the LOC117138701 gene encoding uncharacterized protein LOC117138701, whose protein sequence is MAATDGQIILAASRFGDATPVYLRDFSKQPLPAVAKILKGQHQALGVPTLSAPSLQSTALFLSAGKKYQILAQPIKIKEGRKPTNVGAKVLIPETYGGYFELLSEDGRSTRCIDSVLELSRRRNARVLVRETFRCQQMNRTIHAGELLTTMNDNGKYLQCRNIKDEIINLPLDTKAKFSPIAREDSISGVHTVKNLLLKRMPVIVRLVHGSAPKGLKQPFVPELRLLGCVEIDRIFALPLQKDTDLVPVPLNAKIKLQRAKNMEQLEHFIEYSRFLDKAQRLLADARDRLQIVDLKLSEKEKKDSKFNSRNGGRLPVVMLPSAAGMASGLAESGYVLRKSASCDSWSKQQQQALSSSEIAEEYNEIDHIYDYVRGLTPLSKGLARFEPICESPTLRSHHTDSGSGNYCSLIRAPVHQQATTSGNNNYSSLESNKHSSSGGGHHPGSHHHHHHHVVNHYHHGHIQEDIKPVPPPIETIPGKKPAEKRQRPTLPKLYIKNAHSAGSSSNGNSTGTTHSTSHSHSHSHSHVHSHSHGQSQSQQQPPTPNGNTANAVANAAASAVAAAHHGSHGSHGSHPHRHPHASVHPHPHPHHGKVLTPNNHLPSKEALEPQSPLFHIRYKSLSSLQLTPDNNNCSSGTPPTISAHGKSSGAGGGSGSGATASGTPATPGTPPDVVLKCGSILNVHGYLSSPHPLPLPLPHSRSSSSNNHHNPREGTLDSSRSGGRTSGDSNKLPEKKTRRLSRPRSLSNLVWDLRPSKEKSKKKLYIHHFDQRQQATLYL, encoded by the exons ATGGCCGCCACCGATGGCCAAATCATATTGGCCGCCTCCCGATTCGGCGATGCCACGCCCGTTTACCTGCGCGACTTTTCCAAGCAGCCGCTGCCGGCTGTGGCCAAGATCCTCAAGGGCCAACACCAGGCGCTGGGGGTGCCCACCCTGTCGGCCCCATCCCTGCAGAGCACCGCCCTGTTCCTGAGCGCCGGCAAGAAGTACCAGATCCTGGCCCAGCCCATCAAGATCAAGGAGGGTCGCAAGCCCACCAATGTGGGAGCCAAGGTGCTCATCCCGGAGACCTACGGCGGCTACTTCGAGCTCCTCAGCGAGGATGGTCGCTCCACGCGATGCATTGACTCCGTGCTGGAGCTTTCGCGACGGCGGAACGCCCGCGTCCTGGTGCGGGAGACCTTTCGATGCCAGCAGATGAACCGGACCATCCACGCCGGCGAACTGCTGACCACCATGAATGACAACGggaagtacctgcagtgcagGAACATCAAGGACGAGATCATCAATCTGCCACTCGATACCAAAGCCAAGTTCTCGCCGATCGCCAGGGAGGACAGCATCAGCGGTGTCCACACCGTCAAGAATCTGCTGCTCAAGCGGATGCCAGTCATCGTGAG ACTCGTTCACGGCAGTGCGCCCAAGGGTCTGAAACAGCCATTTGTGCCCGAACTGCGACTGCTGGGTTGCGTGGAGATCGACAGGATATTCGCGTTGCCACTGCAGAAGGACACGGATCTGGTGCCGGTGCCGCTGAACGCCAAGATCAAGCTGCAGCGAGCCAAGAACATGGAGCAGCTGGAGCACTTCATCGAGTACTCGCGATTCCTGGACAAGGCGCAACGATTGCTGGCCGATGCACGCGATCGCCTGCAGATCGTCGATCTCAAGCTGAGCGAGAAGGAGAAGAAGGACTCCAAGTTCAATAGTCGCAATGGGGGCAGGTTGCCGGTGGTCATGCTGCCATCTGCAGCGGGAATGGCCAGTGGACTGGCGGAAAGTGGGTATGTGCTGCGCAAGAGTGCCAGTTGTGATTCGTGGTcgaagcaacagcagcaggcacTGAGCAGCAGCGAGATTGCGGAGGAGTACAACGAGATCGATCATATATATGATTATGTGAGGGGCCTGACGCCGCTCTCGAAGGGATTGGCCCGCTTCGAGCCCATCTGCGAGTCACCCACTCTGCGGTCCCATCACACGGACAGCGGCAGTGGCAACTACTGCAGCTTGATCAGGGCTCCGGTTCACCAGCAGGCCACCACCtccggcaacaacaactacagcaGCTTGGAGTCGAACAAGCACAGCAGTAGCGGTGGTGGCCATCATCCCGGTagccaccatcaccaccaccatcacgtGGTTAATCACTACCATCATGGCCATATTCAGGAGGACATCAAGCCGGTGCCGCCGCCCATCGAAACGATTCCGGGCAAGAAGCCGGCGGAGAAGCGCCAGCGTCCCACTCTACCAAAGCTTTACATCAAGAATGCCCACAGTGCTGGGAGCAGCAGCAATGGCAACTCCACGGGCACCACCCACAGCACCAGTCACAGTCACAGCCATAGTCACAGTCACGTCCACAGTCACAGTCACGGGCAGTcacagtcgcagcagcagccgccgaCTCCCAATGGGAATACGGCCAATGCGGTGGCCAATGCGGCTGCCTCAGCGGTCGCAGCTGCTCATCACGGTTCCCACGGATCGCACGGATCACATCCGCATCGCCACCCGCATGCCAGTgtgcatccacatccgcatcctcaTCACGGCAAGGTGCTGACGCCCAACAATCATCTGCCGAGCAAGGAGGCCCTCGAGCCGCAGTCGCCTCTGTTTCACATCAG GTACAAGAGTCTCAGCAGTCTGCAGCTGACGCCGGACAACAACAATTGCTCCTCCGGGACGCCGCCGACGATCTCAGCCCACGGCAAGTCATCAGGAGCAGGCGgtggatcgggatcgggagcAACTGCGTCGGGCACACCGGCCACGCCGGGCACTCCGCCGGATGTGGTGCTCAAGTGCGGCAGCATACTGAACGTGCACGGTTACCTGTCCAGTCCGCATCCTctgccactgccgctgccCCACAGCCGGAGCTCCAGCAGCAATAACCATCACAATCCGAGGGAGGGTACGCTGGACTCATCCCGCAGCGGAGGCCGGACATCGGGCGACTCGAACAAGCTGCCCGAGAAGAAGACACGCCGCCTGTCCCGGCCGAGAAGTCTGTCCAACCTGGTCTGGGATCTGCGGCCCTCGAAGGAGAAGTCCAAGAAGAAGCTCTACATCCATCACTTCGATCAGCGGCAGCAGGCGACGCTGTATCTGTAG